One segment of Brassica napus cultivar Da-Ae chromosome C3, Da-Ae, whole genome shotgun sequence DNA contains the following:
- the LOC125584051 gene encoding E3 ubiquitin-protein ligase CIP8-like, which yields MDPSHQPQVTLPHDNEVTESLGAVMELESESGSCFIENIDHDSDSDVNNLCDFAESDDDSGIEFRDVRLVTVESGSDDDPEDEREIWGIDLNESDVDDDDDVSVTIHSLEVEDLGGAAVELDWEEVDGGADVSPMFSLGDLARDERRDGSGNLEWQVLMNAHTLEINFDAENRELYIVGGDQYDLLFEQFAQAGITNLRFPPASEAFVKNLPVVVQVGVENDDCAVCKDEMGIGSKGVVLLLPCNHKYHGECIVPWLKTRNTCPVCRYELPTDDVDYERRKSHIRTSRDAI from the coding sequence ATGGATCCGTCGCACCAGCCTCAGGTAACTCTTCCTCACGATAACGAGGTTACGGAATCGCTTGGTGCGGTTATGGAATTAGAATCGGAATCTGGAAGCTGTTTTATCGAGAATATAGATCATGATAGTGATTCTGATGTTAACAACCTCTGTGACTTTGCTGAATCCGATGACGATTCTGGGATTGAGTTTCGCGATGTTAGGTTAGTTACCGTCGAATCGGGTTCTGATGATGATCCTGAGGATGAGAGGGAGATATGGGGAATCGATCTGAATGAATCAgatgtagatgatgatgatgatgttagtGTGACTATACACTCACTCGAAGTAGAAGATCTTGGAGGAGCTGCCGTTGAGCTGGATTGGGAAGAAGTTGATGGTGGTGCTGACGTGTCACCGATGTTCTCTCTAGGAGATTTAGCTAGAGACGAGAGAAGAGATGGCTCTGGGAACCTTGAGTGGCAAGTCTTGATGAACGCTCACACTCTAGAGATCAACTTCGATGCGGAGAACAGAGAGCTGTACATTGTTGGTGGTGATCAGTATGATCTCTTGTTTGAACAGTTTGCTCAAGCTGGGATTACCAATCTCCGTTTTCCTCCAGCTTCTGAAGCTTTCGTCAAGAACCTCCCAGTGGTGGTTCAGGTGGGTGTTGAGAACGATGACTGTGCGGTTTGTAAAGATGAGATGGGTATCGGGAGCAAAGGTGTTGTTCTTCTGTTGCCTTGTAATCATAAGTACCATGGCGAATGCATTGTACCGTGGCTTAAAACGAGGAACACGTGTCCTGTTTGTCGTTATGAgttgcctacagatgatgtggATTATGAGCGAAGGAAGAGCCATATAAGAACAAGTAGGGATGCTATATGA
- the LOC106450192 gene encoding protein SUPPRESSOR OF PHYTOCHROME B 5-like, giving the protein MDSGKIFGSDEDSRSCGESGWTTYLVSTHDHDYDNYSDDGDSSGGDSMDSDASSGPVKATPCLKLTQETTEPNCLKKKKATEEKVLVETRVHNDNDDDDDNHDYDDGDNPDYDDGDNHDYDDGNDSHSAVHSYVRSV; this is encoded by the coding sequence ATGGATTCTGGAAAGATCTTTGGATCCGATGAGGATTCTCGCAGCTGTGGTgaatctggatggacaacgtaTTTAGTCTCAACCCATGATCATGACTATGATAATTACTCTGATGATGGAGATAGCAGTGGTGGTGATTCAATGGATTCTGACGCATCTTCTGGTCCAGTGAAAGCAACACCATGTCTCAAGCTTACTCAAGAGACTACGGAGCCAAACTgtttgaagaaaaagaaggcTACCGAAGAGAAGGTTTTGGTGGAGACTAGGGTTCACAACgacaatgatgatgatgatgacaacCATGATTATGATGATGGTGACAATCCTGATTATGATGATGGTGACAATCATGATTATGATGATGGTAATGATAGTCACAGTGCAGTTCATAGTTACGTTCGTTCGGTTTGA
- the LOC125584052 gene encoding probable serine/threonine-protein kinase DDB_G0291350: MGCSLSGLNSLYDAVNGGGDVWINENRFRIVRQLGEGGFAFVFLVKEIVSDASSGGGLANKVKDPAHLSADGTYAMKKILIQNKEQLELVREEIRVSSLFNHPNLLPLLDHAIISVKDGQEGGWKHEAFLLFPVHLDGTLLDNSTSMKAKKETFSTTDVLHIFRQLCDGLKHMHSLDPPYAHNDVKPGNVLLTRRKGQPPLAILMDFGSARPSRKQIRSRQEALQLQEWTSEHCSAPFRAPELWDCPSNADIDERTDIWSLGCTLYAIMYGVSPFEYALGESGGSLQLAIVNAQVKWPNAGPKASYPEALHQFVTWMLQPQPAVRPSIDAIIIHVDKLIAKFTK; the protein is encoded by the exons ATGGGGTGTTCGTTGTCGGGATTGAACTCGCTCTACGACGCAGTGAACGGCGGAGGCGACGTGTGGATCAACGAGAATCGTTTCAGGATCGTGAGGCAGCTCGGGGAAGGAGGCTTCGCGTTCGTCTTCTTGGTGAAGGAGATTGTCTCCGATGCTTCCTCCGGTGGTGGTCTGGCGAATAAAGTCAAGGATCCTGCTCATCTCTCCG CTGATGGAACGTATGCTATGAAGAAAATTCTGATTCAGAACAAGGAGCAGCTGGAACTGGTGCGGGAGGAGATTCGTGTTTCGTCGTTGTTCAACCACCCTAATTTGCTTCCTCTCCTTGATCATGCCATTATTTCCGTTAAG GACGGTCAAGAGGGAGGTTGGAAACACGAGGCCTTCTTGCTGTTTCCTGTTCACCTCGATGGGACCTTGCTGGATAATTCAACATCGATGAAGGCTAAGAAGGAAACATTCTCAACAACTGATGTTTTGCATATATTTCGTCAG CTTTGTGATGGACTGAAACACATGCACTCTCTGGACCCACCGTATGCACACAATGATGTCAAACCTGGAAACGTGCTTTTAACACGTAGAAAAGGACAGCCTCCTCTTGCGATTTTGATGGACTTTGGGAGTGCTCGTCCTTCACGCAAGCAAATCCGCTCCCGTCAAGAGGCCTTACAGTTACAG GAATGGACATCTGAACATTGTTCAGCACCTTTCCGAGCTCCTGAGCTATGGGATTGTCCAAGCAATGCAGATATCGATGAGAGAACTGATATCTGGTCACTAGGCTGCACGTTATACGCAATAAT GTATGGTGTGTCTCCATTTGAATATGCGCTTGGAGAATCTGGCGGAAGTCTTCAGCTTGCAATCGTGAACGCTCAGGTAAAATGGCCAAACGCAGGACCAAAGGCTTCTTATCCTGAAGCTCTTCACCAGTTTGTGACTTGGATGCTCCAACCGCAGCCTGCGGTTCGACCAAGCATTGACGCTATCATCATCCACGTTGACAAACTGATCGCAAAATTCACCAAATGA
- the LOC106383362 gene encoding uncharacterized protein LOC106383362, which yields MSSLLKYFKKPALLGTDEDHEVDGTSEDSSETGEVDGSEPDDEVDGVRTGYGNHDQEENRDRAEIDDEDVNSNAADEHFKEDDSAFDLMDPGNWRKIDQKLRDYLVEKGPLPPPSEDYIFPKNESGRHFSHRNYKRIMKNGDMQHRRWLVYSTTFDKIYCFCCKLFTRYKETTQLGGIGFLDWNNTGIRLSQHETSHDHIMCMSQWMELEMRLQKNQTIDKCVQEEIEKENNHWRELLLRLFSVVEYLAKSNIAFRGSNDKIGQENNGNFLGNIEMIGKFDPVMREHIRRITKGETRYHYLSYKIQNELIGMLSSEIKLIIIKKIKEAKFFSVILDCTPDISHKEQMSLIIRCVDISVSPVQIEEFFLTFLEVEDKSGKGLFELLCDTLVGLKLDINDVRGQGYDNGSNMKGKNKGVQKRLLDINLRAFYTPCGCHNLNLAICDIAKSSDKATSFFGIIHHLESVKAIRFKAPEIRDVLLYFAENSEDPGAQSDAECLAISETHGIGGFEFLFGLVIWYDVLFAVNTVSKTLQSEDIDIDDAIAQLKGLVSFFQKYREMGFQEAKAEASKIAIAMDIEPMFNKRNKRLIKRKTHFDEERDKGDDVCQVLSVEDDFRINYFFKMMDQAIVSFQTRLEQFKEYENIFGFLFSLRKLNSTSDDILKSRCSNLEAFLKHGADSDIDGNDLFMEIKIFREVLPKTFKKNVEVLDYLKRMKDSYPSIWIAYRIMLTVPVLVASAERSFSKLKLIKSYLRSTMSQERLNGLAMLSIEKALIQNLNYESLMNDFAEKTARRVIFAKSVELLLCVFRTIVLYFED from the exons ATGA GTTCTCTGTTAAAGTATTTTAAGAAACCAGCATTGCTTGGAACTGATGAGGACCATGAGGTTGATGGAACTAGTGAGGATAGTAGTGAAACTGGTGAGGTTGATGGATCTGAACCAGATGATGAGGTTGATGGGGTTAGAACTGGATATGGAAACCATGATCAAGAAGAGAATAGGGATAGAGCTGagatagatgatgaagatgtCAACTCAAATGCAGCGGACGAGCATTTTAAAGAAGATGATTCAGCCTTTGATCTTATGGATCCTGGAAATTGGAGAAAAATTGACCAGAAGTTAAGAGATTATTTGGTTGAGAAAGGTCCTCTCCCACCACCATCTGAAGATTATATTTTCCCCAAAAATGAAAGTGGTAGACACTTTTCACATAGAAATTACAAAAGGATCATGAAGAATGGAGATATGCAGCACCGGCGTTGGTTAGTTTATTCAACAACATTCGACAAGATCTATTGTTTTTGTTGCAAGTTGTTCACCCGTTACAAGGAAACTACTCAACTAGGAGGCATTGGATTTCTGGATTGGAATAATACTGGAATAAGGCTGAGCCAACATGAAACCAGTCATGATCACATTATGTGTATGAGCCAGTGGATGGAACTAGAGATGAGGCTGCAAAAGAATCAGACAATTGATAAGTGTGTCCAAGaggaaatcgaaaaagagaatAATCATTGGAGGGAGCTTTTACTGAGATTATTTTCAGTGGTGGAGTATTTGGCTAAGAGTAATATAGCATTTCGGGGATCTAATGACAAAATTGGCCAAGAGAACAATGGAAATTTTCTGGGGAATATTGAGATGATTGGTAAATTTGATCCTGTAATGAGGGAGCACATCAGGCGAATCACCAAAGGAGAAACCCGATACCATTATCTCAGCTACAAAATTCAGAATGAGTTGATTGGAATGTTGAGTTCTGAAATCAAGTTAATAATCATTAAGAAGATTAAAGAGGCAAAATTCTTCTCGGTTATTCTTGATTGTACTCCAGATATCAGCCACAAAGAACAAATGTCTCTCATTATTCGATGTGTGGATATATCAGTGAGTCCAGTTCAGATTGAAGAATTTTTTCTTACCTTTCTCGAAGTTGAAGATAAATCAGGAAAAGGGCTTTTTGAGCTATTATGTGATACACTGGTTGGTTTGAAGCTGGATATTAATGATGTCAGGGGACAAGGTTATGACAATGGATCCAACATGAAAGGAAAAAACAAAGGAGTACAGAAGAGATTGTTGGATATCAATCTGAGGGCATTTTATACACCATGTGGTTGTCATAATCTGAACTTGGCTATTTGTGATATTGCTAAATCTTCTGATAAAGCGACGTCTTTCTTTGGGATTATCCA TCACCTCGAAAGCGTTAAGGCTATACGTTTTAAAGCTCCAGAAATCAGAGATGTCTTACTTTACTTTGCAGAAAACAGTGAGGATCCAGGAGCACAGAGTGATGCTGAATGTCTTGCGATAAGTGAAACACATGGAATTGGAGGGTTTGAGTTCTTGTTTGGTCTGGTTATATGGTATGATGTTCTGTTTGCTGTTAATACTGTGAGCAAGACGCTACAGTCTGAAGATATTGATATCGATGATGCCATTGCTCAGCTAAAGgggttagtttctttttttcaaaagtaTAGAGAAATGGGATTTCAAGAAGCAAAAGCTGAAGCTTCAAAAATTGCCATTGCTATGGATATTGAACCCATGTTTAACAAGAGGAACAAGCGCCTTATTAAAAGGAAAACTCATTTTGATGAAGAGCGAGACAAAGGTGATGATGTTTGTCAGGTTCTAAGTGTGGAGGATGATTTCagaatcaattattttttcaaaatgatgGACCAAGCTATTGTTTCTTTCCAAACAAGGTTAGAACAATTTAAAgagtatgaaaatatttttgggtttttgttcaGTCTACGAAAGCTCAACTCAACAAGCGATGATATTTTGAAGAGTAGATGTTCTAACCTTGAAGCTTTTCTTAAGCATGGAGCAGATTCTGATATTGATGGGAATGATTTGTTCAtggaaatcaaaattttcagagaAGTTTTGCCAAAGACTTTCAAGAAGAATGTAGAAGTGCTGGATTATTTGAAGAGAATGAAGGATAGCTATCCGAGTATATGGATTGCTTACAGGATAATGCTCACCGTTCCTGTTTTAGTTGCTTCAGCTGAAAGAAGTTTTTCTAAGTTGAAGTTGATAAAGTCTTATCTACGATCTACTATGTCACAGGAAAGGTTAAACGGATTGGCTATGTTATCGATTGAGAAAGCTTTAATTCAAAATCTCAATTATGAAAGTTTGATGAATGATTTTGCTGAAAAAACTGCAAGAAGAGTTATTTTTGCAAAATCGGTAGAACTGTTGTTGTGTGTTTTTAGAACTATTGTACTGTATTTTGAAGATTAA
- the LOC125584053 gene encoding agmatine deiminase-like, whose amino-acid sequence MEESRESPPAEHGFYMPAEWEPHAQTWIGWPERQDNWRHNALPAQRVFVDVAKAISMFEPVTVCASPSQWENARKQLPEEIRVVEMSMNDSWFRDSGPTFVVRKRPLKLTSINRNIAGIDWNFNAWGGAEDGCYNDWTHDLLVSKKVLAVERIPRFQHSMILEGGSIHVDGEGTCLATEECLLNKNRNPHMSKEQIEEELKCYLGVQTFIWLPRGLYGDDDTNGHIDNMCCFAKPGVVLLSWTDDETDPQYERSVEALSVFSNSIDARGRKIEVIKLHVPGPLYMTEEEASGIVQEGEAKPRIAGTRLAASYVNFYIANGGVIVPRFGDAKRDEEAIRVLSETYPHHSVVGIENAREIVLAGGNIHCITQQQPAEPISIADDGH is encoded by the exons ATGGAGGAGTCACGAGAATCGCCGCCGGCGGAACACGGCTTCTACATGCCGGCGGAGTGGGAGCCTCATGCTCAAACTTGGATCGGCTGGCCT GAACGGCAAGATAACTGGAGGCACAACGCTCTACCAGCACAACGAGTGTTTGTAGATGTTGCAAAGGCTATCTCAATGTTCGAACCTGTGACAGTCTGTGCAAGCCCCTCTCAG TGGGAAAATGCAAGGAAACAGCTTCCAGAAGAGATCAGAGTTGTTGAGATGAGCATGAATGATTCTTGGTTCCGCGACTCTGGACCAACT TTTGTTGTGCGGAAAAGACCTTTGAAGCTCACTTCTATTAACCGAAACATCGCTGGAATCGACTGGAACTTCAATGCCTGGGGAG GAGCTGAGGATGGATGTTACAATGATTGGACTCATGACCTTCTTGTTTCCAAAAAG GTTCTCGCTGTTGAGCGCATTCCAAGGTTTCAACACTCGATGATTCTTGAAGGAGGCAGCATCCATGTCGACGGAGAAG GAACCTGCCTTGCAACGGAAGAGTGTCTCTTGAACAAAAACCGTAACCCTCACATGAGCAAAGAGCAGATAGAGGAAGAACTCAAGTGTTATCTCGGAGTACAAACATTCATCTGGCTTCCTCGTGGTCTTTACG GTGATGATGACACAAACGGCCACATTGATAACATGTGCTGCTTTGCTAAACCGGGAGTCGTGTTACTCTCTTGGACAGACGATGAAACTGATCCTCAGTACGAAAGATCAGTAGAAGCTCTTTCGGTTTTCTCAAATTCAATTGATGCTCGCGGCAGGAAGATTGAAGTCATCAAGCTCCACGTCCCTGGACCGCTTTATATGACCGAAGAAGAAGCTTCTGGGATCGTTCAGGAAGGCGAAGCTAAACCGAGGATAGCAGGGACGAGACTCGCAGCTTCATATGTGAACTTCTACATAGCTAACGGAGGAGTCATCGTGCCGCGGTTCGGTGACGCAAAACGCGATGAAGAGGCGATTCGTGTCCTCTCGGAGACGTATCCTCATCACTCG GTTGTGGGGATAGAGAACGCGAGAGAGATTGTTCTAGCTGGAGGAAACATACATTGCATTACGCAGCAGCAACCTGCGGAACCTATCTCCATCGCCGACGACGGCCACTGA
- the LOC106384981 gene encoding H/ACA ribonucleoprotein complex subunit 2-like protein, with protein sequence MGSDTEAEKSIQKEKKKVISLAPIAKPLAGKKLQKKTFKLIQKAAGKKCLKRGVKEVVKSIKRGQKGICVIAGNISPIDVITHLPILCEEAGVPYLYVPSKEDLAQAGSTKRPTCCVLVMLKPAKGELSAEDLEKLKTDYEQVADDVKELASDVI encoded by the exons ATGGGAAGCGATACAGAAGCAGAGAAATCGATtcaaaaggagaagaagaaggtcatCTCTCTTGCTCCGATCGCTAAACCTCTTGCCGGCAAAAAGCTTCAGAAGAAGACATTCAAACTCATTCAAAAAG CTGCTGGAAAGAAATGTTTGAAGAGAGGCGTGAAGGAAGTGGTTAAGAGCATAAAACGTGGCCAAAAAGG AATATGTGTTATTGCTGGAAACATATCTCCCATTGATGTGATTACACATCTTCCAATCCTGTGTGAAGAAGCTGGTGTTCCTTACCTCTACGTTCCTTCCAAAGAG GATCTTGCGCAAGCCGGTTCTACAAAACGACCAACGTGTTGTGTGTTGGTCATGCTTAAACCGGCAAAAGGAGAGCTAAGTGCAGAAGATCTTGAAAAGCTGAAGACGGACTACGAACAAGTCGCTGACGACGTTAAAGAGCTTGCCTCTGATGTAATCTGA